A single Drosophila miranda strain MSH22 chromosome XR, D.miranda_PacBio2.1, whole genome shotgun sequence DNA region contains:
- the LOC108153595 gene encoding casein kinase II subunit beta'-like encodes MSNNEKKKCGNEFFTMVNEDYIHDKFNLIFLDTENYRSTLEVIPDLNSRSGSHVGNDHDVDASAEKLCKRIHARFELMLKKFQRAVFAPVYCPNCIDVCNLDCALLGTNYSIELFAQRPSLCPSGSYYYV; translated from the coding sequence ATGTCGaacaatgaaaaaaaaaagtgcGGAAACGAGTTCTTCACAATGGTGAACGAGGACTACATTCATGACAAGTTCAACCTGATCTTCCTGGACACGGAAAACTATCGCAGCACCCTCGAAGTGATCCCCGACCTCAACTCCCGGTCAGGTTCCCATGTTGGAAATGATCACGATGTGGATGCTAGCGCCGAGAAGCTCTGCAAGCGGATCCACGCCCGATTCGAATTGATGCTCAAGAAATTCCAGAGGGCCGTCTTTGCCCCCGTCTACTGCCCCAACTGCATCGATGTCTGCAACCTGGACTGCGCTTTGCTTGGCACAAACTACTCCATTGAGCTATTCGCTCAAAGGCCAAGTTTGTGCCCAAGTGGGTCCTACTATTATGTATAA